The genomic window CTGACGCCGTCGCTCGCGATAGTCACGTCGAACTCTCCGAAGACCCGACGCCGCGCCTCGAGGCGAAGTCGGACCACCTGTTGCTGACGACGCTCCGAGACATGGAGTGAGATCACCCGGAATGTGATCGAGACGGTCGCGACCGACGGCGGTGCGACCGTCGACGATCTCGCCGAGATTCGACGGCACTCTGCGGCATTGAGTTGACCTGGAAGACCCCCGGCGGTGGGACCGAATCCGGATTCGTCGGCGCGGTCGCCGATCGCTGAAGCCACCCAGATAGTGGCAAGACTGTCATTCCCGCTCTTTTCTGCAAGTTTGGTTGACTACCTCCGTTTCTTTTGCAACACTGGTTGTAGCCAGCACCTCGAGGGCGGGGTCGCCATGGCGATCGCACCGCGACAGCTGCGGGGTCGTTTCACGCTGCGTGCGAAACGCCCCCTGCCGGGTGTCCCCAAGGGGACAGCGCCAAAAAATTACAGCGCCCCACCCCGCCTCCGCACGCAGATTTCCAGTTGAAGCACATGAAACAGGGGTTCAGTCTCTCTACGACAGGTGAAACATGGTATAGATTCAGCCCTATTCCAGCGTAGAGTTGGCTAACCAATATTGATATGGATTTCTCCTTACTAACTAACCACAATGAAAGGAGACGCTAAACTTCAGTCAGATTCGCCACTAGAATCCGTATCTGAAGACCGGCTTGGATACGGTAGTTTTGCTGATCAGTTAGCGGAGACCATCATATCAAGAACTCCTTCCGACGGATATACAATCGGAATATATGGTCCGTGGGGTTCCGGGAAAAGCACGATTCTCAACTTCGTTGGAGAAGAAATAGAGAAGAGAGATGTTGAAATCACAACAGTAAAATTTAATCCTTGGTGGTTCACTGGTCAAGCGGACTTAATTGAAAAGTTCCTAACGCAGCTAGGGGCCAGTCTAGAATCGGACAGTGATATGACGAATATCCGCGAAAACCTAACCAAATTGTCCGGAGCTCTCTCTACACTCCCATTAAATGCCTTCACGGGTGTCCCGGCAGACCAACTTGTTGGAACTGCCCACCAACTATTAGATGAAGAGCCAGGGTCGGTAAACGAGATTAAGCAGGAGATTGAATCGGACTTACGAGAGTTGGACGGAACTATTGTCGTTGTAATAGACGATATTGATCGTCTTAATCCTCAGGAGACACTCCAGATGTTTCAAATCATCAAAAGTATAGCGAATTTCCCTAATGTAACCTATTTGCTTGCCTTTGACCGTTCCGTCGTCGTGGATGCTCTTGAAGAAGAGGGGAATATTAAAGATGGATATCTGTATCTGGACAAAATCATCCAGTTGCCTCTCCACATTCCAACCCAGAGAAGCGAAGCCTTAGAATCCCTATTTTTGGATAGCCTCAAGTCGATCTCTGAAGAGCATCGTGTTGATACGGAACGTTGGAGTGTACTACTACATCAAGGACTGCTACCGATGTTAGATACGCCTAGAGATGTGATTCGACTTTCTAATACAGTGAGCGTGATGTCAGCCACGATAGGGACAGAGGTTGACTTTGTTGATCTAGTAGGACTTGAAGCGCTTCGTGTGTTCTACAATGATGTCTATCAGGAAATACGATCAACCCCACAGCGGTTTGTGGGCTATCGGAGTTCTGGTTACCGCCGAAATGAGGACCCCGACGAATATGTGGATATACTGCCTAATGAGGAGGAGGAGAAAGAAGCAGTACAATCAATCATGACTACTCTATTTCCAAATGTCTCTGATAACCTCAATAATAAATTCTCGTCATATGATAATTGGAATAAGAAAAGGGCACAACGGCGAATTTGTCATAGAGATAGATTCCCAGTTTATTTCCGGTTAGATATTCCCGAGGGTGAATTAGCGACTCCTGAGATCGGCACTATTCTCTCAATAGCCACAGACTATAATGAACTTGAGAGTGAATTGAGGGAACTTTTGGATGAGCCAGGGAGAGAACAAGCAACGAAGGCAAGCACCTTCTTCAGACGGCTTCCAGAACGGATGGACGAAATTCCTGACCAAGGTAAGAAGAATTTTATCCGGGCAATTTTCGAACTTGGGGACAAAATGGTTTCTTGTCAG from Natrinema versiforme includes these protein-coding regions:
- a CDS encoding P-loop NTPase fold protein; translation: MKGDAKLQSDSPLESVSEDRLGYGSFADQLAETIISRTPSDGYTIGIYGPWGSGKSTILNFVGEEIEKRDVEITTVKFNPWWFTGQADLIEKFLTQLGASLESDSDMTNIRENLTKLSGALSTLPLNAFTGVPADQLVGTAHQLLDEEPGSVNEIKQEIESDLRELDGTIVVVIDDIDRLNPQETLQMFQIIKSIANFPNVTYLLAFDRSVVVDALEEEGNIKDGYLYLDKIIQLPLHIPTQRSEALESLFLDSLKSISEEHRVDTERWSVLLHQGLLPMLDTPRDVIRLSNTVSVMSATIGTEVDFVDLVGLEALRVFYNDVYQEIRSTPQRFVGYRSSGYRRNEDPDEYVDILPNEEEEKEAVQSIMTTLFPNVSDNLNNKFSSYDNWNKKRAQRRICHRDRFPVYFRLDIPEGELATPEIGTILSIATDYNELESELRELLDEPGREQATKASTFFRRLPERMDEIPDQGKKNFIRAIFELGDKMVSCQPLNAQVNEVRHLTLLVETLIGELDEDEIELLKSAISEGNSPYLSSWCLKRYLRDLEEEDSETYSRKPEWISKTQIEELKPAVIESISTAAGNDKLVDIPSLRKPLGIWVEFGDTDAPQEWVDDLTESDEGLVKFIHKMSGITIVNMSQPVFYLDPKWLYDYIERDTLEERLESIDTEEIEMANEVIERYETAVEMIENGKDPSTTENWIFGDRLN